In the genome of Desulfovulcanus ferrireducens, the window CTTTAATTCTAACGGCTATGGTCCTGATCATCGGGGCCATGGCCGTTTTTAATTTCTTCTTTTTTAAGGCCCACAGAAATTCATTTTTCGGAACCAAGGTCGGTGTGGTCCATATAAATGGTCTGATAGCTGATTCCCTGCGTATTACCAATTGGATTGACGAACTGGCCAAGGATAATGCCATAAAAGGGGTCATTGTGCGAATTAATTCACCCGGCGGAGTTGTTGGTCCTTCCCAAGAAATCTATGCTGCTCTTCAAGCCCTGGCCCGGAAAAAAAAGGTCGTGGCTTCAATGGGCTCTGTGGCTGCCTCCGGGGGCTATTATATTGCCTGTGCCGCACATAAAATTGTGGCCAACCCCGGCACTTTGACTGCCAGCATCGGCGTCAAGGCAAAACTCACCAACATGCAGGGACTCATGCAAAAATTGGGAATTGCCGAGCAGACCGTTACCAGTGGAAAATTAAAAAATGCCGGGACCATATTTCGGCCTTTAACCCCGGAAGAAAAAAAGTACTTTCAATCTCTGGTTAATGATATGCATGACCAGTTTGTCCAGGATGTGGCCAGAGGACGGCACATGGACATAGAAAAGGTACGGGCCCTGGCTGATGGTCGGGCCATGACCGGTCGGCAGGCCAAAGAAGCTGGTCTGGTGGATGAGTTGGGTGGATTTAACAAGTCTCTGGATGTCTTACGTTTGTTAACTGGAATTAAAGGGGAAATTTCCCTGGTGCAGGGTCCACCTGAAAAGTCGTCACTGTTAGAAAAATTTTTAGGTAAGCTTACTTTCAAAGAGCAAATTCTGGGGCCTCGGTGGGTATTTACCTATGAATAAGACTCAAGAAGTCATCGATAAGGTAAGTCAGGGTTTAAGAATTTCTTTAAGTGAAGCCCTGGAACTGGTTAAGAGAGCTTCCATTCATGATCTGGGCAGCCTGGCCTATCAGGTGCGTAGCAAATTATACGGACAGCAGGCCTTTTATATATACAATCAACATATTAATTACACCAATATCTGTCAAAATGCTTGCAGATTCTGTGCATACAGCAAGAGCCCTGACCAAGACGGCGCATATACCTACTCAATAGAGCAAATAAAAGACGAAGTTCGTAGCCGGATAAAAGAACCCATTACCGAAATCCATATTGTAGGAGGACTAAACCCAGATCTACCCTACTCTTATTATTTACAGTTACTAAAAAGTATAAAAGAGATCCGCCCTGATGTAAAAATAAAGGCCTTTACCGCTGTTGAGATCGCTTTTTTGGCCCAAAAATACGGGATTTCTCCTCGCAAGGTACTGCATGAATTGCACGAGGCTGGTTTGGATGCCTTGCCAGGTGGCGGTGCCGAGGTGTTTGATCCGAAACTCAGACAAAAACTCTGCCCGGAAAAGATTTCTGGCAAGGCCTGGCTGGATATCCATAGAGAGGCGCATAAACAAGGCATTCCTACCAATTGCACCATGCTCTTTGGGCACATTGAAACTTGGGAAGATCGCTTGAATCATCTCCAGTTCTTACGTGACCTTCAGGATGAAAGCGGTGGCTTTTTGTGCTTTATTCCTCTGCCGTATCAACCTGCAAATAATAATTTAAAAGCTGATGGCCCCGATGGTCTCGACTTTTTGCGCATGATTGCCATCTCCAGGATCTTCCTTGACAATATTCCCCATATCAAGGCCTACTGGGTTTTTGCCGGCATCAAGGCTGCACAGCTTGCCTTGTGGTACGGTGCTGATGACTTTGACGGAACAATCGTCGAGGAGAAGATTGGCCACGCTGCTGGTGCTGACACCCCCAGGGGGTTAACCGTCAAAGCCCTTTGCAAGCTTATTCAAAAAGCAGAATTTACACCTGTTGAAAGGGATACTTTTTTTAACGTCAGCCCGTAAACAAAAATGTAAGTCTTTCAACAATCCAAGTTCAGCAAGAACTGGAAGGTCCTAAAAAATGGACCAGACAATAAAAGATCTTCATAAAACCAGCCAAAAAAATTGTCTTAACTGCCAAAATTAAAATTACTGAAATTGGAGCATGAATAATTGACTTTTATAAACTTTTGGCATTAAGTATGTGAAATTTTCAACATACCTAAACGAGGAGGGTCAAAAATGGATGTTATCCTTGAACTGATCAAAAATATGTCTCACAGCACAACCGAGGGAATATTCGGCGTAACAGCTATTTTCATTTATTTTATAGTTATTGTTGCTGTTGCAATTTACCGCATCAAAGAAGGACAAAAAGAAGGTCATCATTAAAATAGAGCAAGGCTAAGGGCCTTTGGGTGATAGTAGATAGACAAAACATTGTCCAGTTACCAACTAACCCATAAATCTAATCTCTTAATGCAGCCCTTAGCCTTATGCTTCTTCATCCTCTTCATTAGACTCAGCCAAGTCACAAATCAAGTGACTAAATTTTGGGGGTTGCCCCTTACAAACGATTCAATGTTTTCTATCAACTGATCAGCCAGGTTGCTCATGGCCTCCTCACTTGCCCAGGCAATATGCGGCGTGAGGATAAAGTTAGGCTGATTCAGTTTGAGTAGTACATGGTCTTCCCGGGGCGGTTCTATACTTAAGACATCAAAACCGGCCCCAGCGATGAGACCTTCCTGTAAGGCCAGAGCCAGGGCATTTTCATCGACTACCCCGCCGCGAGCAGTGTTGATCAATAGACTTGAGGATTTCATTAATTTGAGTTCGGGCAGGGAGATGAGATTTCTTGTATCGGGGGTGAGGGGGCAATGAAGGGTTACAATATCGCTTTCACTCAAAACTGTTTCAAATGGCGTCCTGCCAGAACGAATAGTCTGCGCATTTTTGTGCTCAGCTAAAAGCACCTGCATACCAAAGGCCTTAGCCAGGCGTGCAACGGCCTGCCCCAGTGCTCCATAGCCGATTATCCCCAAGGTACTGCCGTGAATATCATGAATAGGATGAGTAAACAAACAAAACTGATCAGACTTCGACCATAACCCTGCGTGGATATCCTCCTGATAAGCGAGCAAGTTACGCCGTAAAGCCAAAATAAGCATAAAAACGTGTTCCGAGACTGCATTACAGGCATAATCGCGGATATTAGCCACAACAATTCCCCGGGCTCGGCAAAAATCTATGTCTATATGGTCTGTGCCTGTCGCTGCAACAGCGATCATTTTCAAGCTGGGCAACTTCTCTAGGGTGGCCCTGCGTAGGGGAACCTTGTTGGTGATCGCAATGTCTGCCTCTTTAAGCCTAGCTACAACTTCGTCTTCTCTGGTCCGCTCAAATTCTTCCCAGTGATGAGGGAAACCAGGTCTTTTGATATCTATTTTCAGGGTAGAACGATCCAAAAATACTATTTTATACTGCAAAACAATCTACCTCCGTGGTTAAAGTTCATCATAGAAGCCGAACCAACTTCCCTGCTTCGTCAGACCCGGCTATGAAGTAAGCAAAAAATTACAATGTACAGGTTCAGTAGCGTGAACCATTTAATGCCGGCTCTTGTAGTTGGCTCGATATATATTTTCTTGAAGTGACCAACCATTATTACTCATTTTTTCCCAAAAAGGACAAGAATGTCAAACCACGAACACCCAAATAACATTTTTGTAATATTAACTCACTACAAGTAACAACCCAACTTATTTTTTCATCACTTTATTATCCAAGCTTAAAGCAACAACCATGTGACGGCATACTATTTGCATAAAAAATCACATTAAAATTTCTAAGTAACAACTCTCTCAATGAATCTAATGAAAGACAAAATCAATCTCATAATATTGATAATATTGAAAGTTTGCTGAAGATTGACAATTTGATAAGGGATACCTTATCTATTTTATCTTTATAGCATTTTTTCATTGGGCACCTGACTATTAACCAGTCCTTTATCGATATGGTTATAGAAAAAAACTTATTTTAATATTTGAAGATACAGGAGGGACAAATTGAGTTTAAAAGGAAAAATGATTGCCCTATGTTTGCTGGCAAGTTCCATTCCTTTGTGTATTATTGGTTATTATAGCGTGAATCTTGCGACAGATATACTCCAAAAAAGGACTTATTCTCAGCTTGAATCGCTCAGGGATCTTAAAAAGTACTCCATGCAAAAGATCATTAACCGCTGGATGATAGACCTAGAAAAAATTTCTTCAGAAAAGGATACCCTCAAAGCCTATTCCCAGTTTAAGCGCTACCTCAAGTCCGAAGACGTCGAGCCTGGTCAGCCAATGGACGTACAAAATTCTTATTATCAAAAACTACATGAGATGTACGGATCTTCCCTGAAATATTATGTAAAGATCCTGGGATACGAAGATGTCCTGTTGATTGATCCTAATGGCAGGGTTATATTTACTGTCGCCAAAAAACCAGACATTGGCCAGGATTTGGCATTCGGAGAACTCAAAGATTCACATCTGGCAAAGTCATGGCGTGCTGCTGCCCAAGAAGGAAAAATAGTTTTTACCGATGTCAAACCCTACCCTCCCTATAACAATCAGCCCTCTGCCTTCCTGATCTCTCCTCTTAAGGGAGACCAAGAAAATGCCGGATTTGTTGCCCTAAAAATATCCTTTAAGGAAATCAAATCCCTAATGAACCTGCGCCCAAGCCTTGGAAATACCGGCGAGACCATACTTGTTGGTCAAGACTACCTGATGCGCTCGGATTCATACCTTGATCCGGAAAATCACTCCCTAGAGGCATCTTTCCTTAATCCAGATAAAGGACGGGTGCAATGCCAAGCTATCACCCTTGCCCTGGCTGGTAAATCAGGGCTGATGACCGATGTTGACTACAGAGGAGAAGTCGCTCTCTCAGCTTATGCGCCGATCACTATAAAAAACGTGGTTTGGGGGCTTATCGTCAAAAAGGATCGGGATGAGGCATTTGCCGAGGTCAGGACACTAAAACAAGCTTCATTTATCGTTGGAGGCGCTACCATTACATTGGTAATACTTATTATGCTCTATTTCTTGCGAAGAGAGTTAATAAAACCAATCGAGTCCCTAAAACAATTTGCACAAAAGGTGGCTGATGGCGACCTTGAAGCCAATGTCGATGGCAAATTCAAAGCAGAACTAAACGAACTGTTTGAGGCCAATTTACAGATGGTCCAACATCTTAAAGAAAAGATAAACCAGGCTAACAGGAGCAGACTTGAAGCCCAAAAACAGACCGAAAAGGCCCAAATGGCTCTAAACGAAGCCAACAAGGCCCGCAAAGAAGCCGAGGAGGCCACCCAACGAGGGAGGCTCCAGGCAGCCCAAAAACTTGAAGGTATTGTCGAGGAGATAACAACTGAATCAGATCTAATCTCCACTAAAGTCGCTGAAGTTAGCAAGGGGGTTCGTGTTCAACAGTCACAGATTCAAGAAATGACAACCGCTATGGAACAGATAAACATGACCGTAATGGATGTCGCTAAAAACGCCTCTGAAGCTGCTAATAGCGCAAGAGATACCAAGGACAAAGCTGCCAATGGATTCAAAATTGTTAAAAAAGCCATAGATGCCATAGATGAAGTTAACGATATGTCCTCGAATCTCAAGGATAATTTACACCAACTTGGTGTTAAGGTGGAGGCCATCAATCAAGTTATGGATGTTATAAACGACATAGCGGATCAAACCAATCTCCTCGCCTTGAATGCAGCCATTGAAGCGGCCAGGGCTGGCGACGCTGGCCGAGGATTCGCAGTTGTGGCCGATGAGGTAAGAAAACTCGCAGAAAGGACTATGGGGGCCACACACGAGGTTGGGGAAACAATCAGTAAAATTATCAATTCTACTCAGCAGAATATCGACCATATGGATGGGACAGTGGCCCTTGTGGCCAAAGCAACAGAGTTAGCCAATAAATCGGGCGAAACTTTGAGAGAAATTGTGGATTTGTCCGAACACACATCCACTCAAATACAAAATATCGCCACGGCAACCGAGGAGCAGTCTCAGGCCACTGAGGAAATAAGCAGGTCTTTGGAAGGCATAAACGAAATTGCCAACACCACTGCTGAAGAGATGATGCGCTCTGCCCAGGCCACTCAAGGCTTAGCCGAAGAGGTCAAAGAGCTTCAAGCTCTTGTCCAAGAACTAAAAGGAACAAATTAGTCCCCGGTATGGAAGGGGATGTGGGATTTTGAATTTCGGAACTAGCACCTGTCAAGCTATTTTGAGTAACTAACAAGAATCATTACAATAATCTTATGGTTATGCATAGAAGGGGGTGACAGCTTGTCACCCCCTTTTTTGTATTTAATGTTAAATATGCCTTATAAGCAAAAAAAACCACACAAAAGTGAGAATTTATTTTTATGTTTTTTTTAAAATTACTATTTTTGCTTTGGCTGATTAATTTTGCCCCACCGTTTTTGGCCTTTTTTCTGGAAGACAGGTGGAATACCCCTGTAGACATGGGTAAAGTCTTCTGGGATAAGAAACCCCTTTTTGGTGGACACAAAACAATTCGTGGAATAATAGCCGCTATCGGTGCCGGGGGAGGAATCGCCCTTCTCTTTGGCTTCCCCCTCTGGGTTGGGCTAACAGCGGGAATTTTAAGTATGGCAGGAGATTTAATCTCCAGCTTCATCAAACGCAGGTTTTCTCTCACCTCTGGCTATGATGTTCCTGGCCTGGACCAGCTTTTCGAGGGGCTTTTCCCTCTTCTTTTTCTAAAACATTACTTTTCGTTTTCCTGGCTGACATTTCTCGCAATTCTGATAGCCTTTTGTATCGGCGCGTATGTGGGCTCCAGATTTTACAAGTCGATTCTTCAAAAAGAGCCATTTAGCGGCTATCCCAGGCCTGTTAAGCCTCGGATAGTTTTCAAAGAATTGATCTCGTGCAGGATCAAATCAAAAATTTTAAGCCAGTTCCTCAATTTTGAAGATGCTCTTTTCTATCACCTGCTTATCCAAACCTTTTTCAAAACACTTGGTTTATATAAAAGAGGAATGGCCAACGCCCTTAACTTTAAGCTAAGGGAAGTCTACATTAACCACCCCAAACTACCTCACAACTTTGAGGCATACACAATCCTCTTTATGAGCGACCTGCACCTAGACGGACTAAACGGTTTGACCGAACGATTACAAACTGTGCTTGAACAAATCTCAGTGGATCTCTGCATCCTGGGTGGAGATTACAGGATGGCCACCCACAGTACATATCTGGATGCTATGGGTAAGTTAAAGCGAGTCATATCCAGCATAAAAACCAATGACGGGATAATAGCCGTGCTTGGAAACCATGATTGTCTTGAAATGGTCGAATTCCTGGAAGAAATTGGGGTCAAGGTCCTGCTCAATGATGCCCTCCCAATTGAACATAAAGGACAAACAATCTGGATAGTTGGAGTTGACGATCCTCACTACTACCAATGCCACGATCTAGACCAGGCTTTTGAAAAGGTTCCCCAGGATGCGTTTTCTATTTTCGTGGCCCACACTCCAAAAATATACAAAGAAGCAGCGAAGCACGGAGCAGATATCTACCTTGCCGGCCATACTCATGCAGGACAGATACAAATACCACCCATAGGTCCTGTTTTTACCCACTGCCCTGCACCTAGAAAATACAGCCAAGGGCTTTGGAGTTACAGACAGGTGACTGGATTTACTACTTCCGGAGTAGGAGTATCCGGAGTGCCGGTACGGTTCAATTGCTCTGGTGAAGTCGTTAAGATCCGGTTAAAACGAAAACCAGGAAATTGTCTGCCCAGCCGGCAAGAAGAGGGGAAATAGCGCTGATGAAACAGACCGCGTCCCTATTATAGATTGAATGGAAGCACGTATTCTAAACTTGTAAAGACTCTAAATCCAAATTAAGCAGAGCATTATTTGTTCGCCCCGTTTTCCCCTTTTGAGGAAGGCAAAGGAGGTCGTTACCAAGGTTTTTTTAAAATATATATAAGGGAAGCAGGGCGAACAAATAATGCTCTGCCTATGCTTTGCATCTTTAAAATTATAAAATGCACCACAGAATCCTAAACCTTTCTCCCTGTGGCAAGACGCGTAAACCTACGCTTCACTCACCTCCTTCTTTGTATAGACCAATACTTTTCTAATTATTCAACTTTGCCACCAACCGGGCTTTGATTGATCTTACTCCTTCAACTACCATGCCGCCGACATCAAAAGGTGAAACCCCTTCCAAGTCAGCCTTTTTGACCTCTTCACTTAGATAAACAAAACCCAACAACTCCAAATCAACCAAATTTTTCCTAATAAATTGAACATCAGCCTCATCAACTACTTTACTACCCACCGCAAAAACTCTTTTGAGCCCTAGATCCTCAGCCAAGCTTTTGATCTGCATAGCGGTTTGGATGCTTCTCCGACCAGGCTCAACAACCACCAACAAGGCATCAACCGACTCAGCAGTACCTCGACCCAGATGCTCAATACCGGCTTCCATATCCATGATCACCACATCTTCTCTTTCAATCAAAAGGTGTTTCATCAAGCTTTTGAGCAACGCATGCTCCGGGCAAAAACAACCGCTACCACCCTGCTCAACAGTTCCCATAAGCAATAGCTTAACCCCTTGATGTTCCACACAATACTTCTCAGGCAAGTCGTCCACTTTAGGATTCAAAATAAAATACGAGCCGTACCCGCCACTTGCCCCGGTGCGTTCTTCAGCCAATTTTTTCATCTTTGAAAAGGGGGTTATCTTTTTATATTGGGATTCGGGTATACCTAGAGCTGATGCTAGGTTAGCATCCGGGTCAGCATCTACGGCCAAAACACGATAGCCCTCATCAGAAAAAAGGCGAGCAAGTATCCCGGCAACTGTAGTTTTCCCCACGCCACCTTTGCCTGTAACCGCTATTTTCATAATTAACCTTTCTGTTATTCTTGTTTTTAGGGATAAGGGCTCCGAAGAGCCCTTATCTTATTGATTGACCTTAAATACCTAACCCCTCACGTCTTTGCTTAATTACAGCAATCAATTTCTCAGCAGCCTTTTTCGGATCAGTTTCTACGATAAAGTAACCTCCAACCAAATCTTTTGCCTTTTCTGTTAAAAATTCAGCAACTACAGAAGACCCCAGAACTTGAGGCACGACTCCGATATGGGTTGGTAAGCCTAATGCAACCGCCCATGTTCCAATCGCGACAGCCTTCTCTGCCATAGCCTCAGGGGCAGAGGCTACTAATGGCAACTTGTCCAAATCTACACCCAACTTGTCGGCAACGGCCACAGCTACTTTAACAGCTCTGGTATTATCAACACATGAGCCCATGTGTAGTACTAAAGGCATAGGGCCGTTAAGACCGGCTGCCTCTCCTATAGCAGTGAGCACGGCTTTTAGGGAGTCTCCGGCATAGGCCACTGTCGCTTCTTGGGTCATTAAACCATTCTTGGCAAAAGCACCAGCTCCACAACCAGTGGCTAGTATCAATACGTTATTTTTGGCCAACTCTTTAGCAATAGTAATAAAACTATTGTCTTGAGTTGTCTGGGGGTTGTTACATCCGGCAAACAACGCAATGCCCTGAATGTTTCCATTAACTATGTTATCAATTAAAGGTTTCAAGGGATCATTTGCATCTAATTTACTCAAAGCCGATATGATCGCCTCTGCACTGAAGCCTGTAATAGCTGTTTGTTTATAAGAAGGAATGTTAACTCTACTGTTATCTCGTCTTTTAAAGGCATCAATTGCCAGCTCTACAATCTTTTTGGCACTGTCCAAGGCCGTATCCTCGTGGAACTCTATATGAGTAGCGCCGGTAATCTTGTTTTCATTTAAAGTAGTAATTACTTCTGTATGGAAACATTCGCTTATTTTACTAATAGAGGGCATAATACACTGCACATCCACGACCATAGCATCTACAGCGCCCGTTATAATGGCAAGCTCTTGAGACAGGTAGTTAGAGGCCAGAGGAATTCCACGCCGCATCATTACTTCGTTACCTGTACAGCAAATACCGACAATGTTAATGCCATCTTCTGCACCGGCTTTCTTGGCCTCTTCGTTCATTTTAAGGGCTACGTCACAAACGATTTCACTCAATAAAGGATTATGACCGTGAACCGCTATATTAACGGCATTTTCCTTTAGCACCCCAAGGTTGGCTGCAGTAACTACAGGCTCAGGCGTGCCAAAAATAACATCGGACAGTTCTGTTGAGAGATACATTCCAGTATAATCAGCCAGCGCCCCCTTTAATCCTCCAAGCATAACGTTTACTGCATCGGCATCACACCCGACATGGGTGCGCCCCATAATTTCGGTGACAACGGCATCAATATTATGCGGCATAACCCGAAGTTTGCACAGTTTATCTACCCGCTCAGTGGTCATGGTTTCCTTGGCCCAGCTACAAGGTGTAGTGCGCTCCTGGCGGGAAAAATCCTCCAGGCTAGCCAAAGCTACTTCTTTTGCTAGTTGCTTTAAATCTTTGCCTGCCGGTTCCAAATTTAATTTTTCCGCTATACTTCTTAATTTTTGTTCGTCCTTAATCCTGTATGCAGGCGCGTGTCCTTCTCCAGCTGCCAATAAGGTTAAGGCCACATGACGACCATGCTCGGAATGAGCGGCAGCGCCCGCTGCAATCATGCGGATCAAGTTTCGGGCGACTATAGTGTGAGCATCTGCCCCACAAACACCTCTTTGTGGTCCGTTGCCAAAGGGATCGATTCGGCAAGGCCCTTTCCAACAAATACGACAGCAAACTCCTAACTGACCAAAACCGCATTGTGGTTTCATTGCCTCATAACGATCCCAAACTGTTTCAATACCTTCTTTATTGGCAATGGGAACCAATTGATCGACACAAGGATCAACAGATCTTTTGTTACTCATTATTATTCCTTCCTCCTCATATGTGTTTATAGGCTTGCACAGCTTCCTTTGCTCTAGCCTCAAGGAGTTTTTTGCGATAACTTTCAATATCTACCAACATTATTGCCTTGGTAGGACACGCCTCAACACAGGCACAAGACAGTTCTTTGTTATCCTTCATTCTGCTGTAACAAAGATCACATTTTCTTGCTTTGCCTTTTTTAGTTCGACTGCTACCGTTTTCGGCCTCATCTGCAGTTACCGTGATCGCTCCGAAAGGACATACCATGACGCAAACCTTGCAACCAACACAGCTTTTCTCATTTATTTTAACCATTCCTTCTTCCTGGTATATTGCCCCTGTAGGACAGGCGAGAGCACAAGGGGCATCTTCACATTGTCTACATTGAATAGGCATGATCAGGTTATTAGATTGAACAACTGAGTTTCTTGGCTGTAATCGTACCCCTTGAGCAACTGCAGTCAGTAAGTCAGAATCAGCATGAGCAACAGCACAAGCCAATTCACAACTTTTACAACCTAGACACTTTGTTGGATCAGCATAAATAAAGTAATTTTCTTTAATTCTTTCCAATGATATTCACCTCCTTTCTATTGTTCTATTTCCAAATTCTCAATGTACAATTCTCTTCCTGCGATGATTTCAACCGATCTGCTTTCACATTTAGGACATTGAAATTTATAATTATATACACGGAAGACATTGGTACAATCTAGACACTTTCCCTGCAGCGGAACTCGTTCAATAATTAATTCTGCTCCTTCAACAACAGTGTTTTGCGCATAAACTTCAAAACATTTTGTCAAAGTCATTTCTTCCACTGCTGTCATCTCTCCCACTTTTAGTTTTACCTTTAAGACCTTTTGAATCTGATGTTCTTTTATTTTAACATTGATAATCTTAAATAAATTATCGACTATTGCCATCTCGTGCATAGTATCTAATCCTTTTTTTAAATTTAATTGTTATCTTTCAGTACACGAGATACACGGATCAATACTATTAATAATAAGCGGAATATCAGACACCTTATTTCCGGGCATCATGACATGGAGCGCTTCCCAATTCATATAAGTAGGGACTCGCCACTTAAGGCGTTCTGGGGTGTCAGTGCCATTGGTGCGGAGGTAATAAATCAATTCTCCTCGAGGAGCCTCTGACTTGGCGACAGCTTCACCGGCTGGGATTTCCGGCAAATAATCAATACAAGTTGGTCCGTGAGGCAAGTCTTTCAGACATTGTTCAACAATCTTGATAGCCTCGAAGATTTCACGCAATCTTACCATTACTCTTGCTCTAACATCACAACCCTCTTCAACAGGGACATCGAACTTTAATCTATCATAAGCAGCATAAGGGCTTTTTTTCCGTACATCATAATCTATACCGGACCCCCTGGCCACAGGGCCAACCACTCCATAATGAATAGCAGCTTCTTTAGGTAAAACTCCCACTCCTTCTGTTCGAGCCCGAACAAATTTATTTTTAGTATATATATCGTATAGTTCATCTAATGATTTTTTAAGACACTCTAACTGCTTCGTAATATATTTAACCTTTTCAGTAGTTAAATCGTATCGTACCCCACCAATACAATTAGCCGCCAGGTTCATCCGATTACCGTAGATAGTCTCTTTAATGTCCTGAACTATCTCGCGTATCTCCATTGCATGCATGAACAAGGACTCAAAACCGATGATGTGAGCCAAAATGCCGGCATTGAACAAATTGGATCCCATCCTTTTTATTTCATCAGCAATAACCCTTAGATATTCGCCTCGTTCCGGGACCTGAATTCCGGCAATCTTCTCCAGGGCCATGCAATAAGTACAGGGATGACTATTTGAGCACAGAGAACAAAGACGCTCGGTTAAAGTTATGTTCTGATAAAAATTACGATTCATTGCCAATAATTCCATACCGCGGTGTACATGACCTGCTGTTATATCCAAGCTGACAACAGTCTCTCCTTCAACTTCTACCTTGAAATACATCGGCTCTTCTAACGCAACGTGCAGCGGGCCAACAGGTATTGTAAAAGTGCTCATTTAACCATTCACCTCCTTTGAAGTGCCGGCAAAGACCTTCTCCCACAATGTTTTAGTAGAGGCACCATTCATGGCT includes:
- a CDS encoding CDP-archaeol synthase, yielding MFFLKLLFLLWLINFAPPFLAFFLEDRWNTPVDMGKVFWDKKPLFGGHKTIRGIIAAIGAGGGIALLFGFPLWVGLTAGILSMAGDLISSFIKRRFSLTSGYDVPGLDQLFEGLFPLLFLKHYFSFSWLTFLAILIAFCIGAYVGSRFYKSILQKEPFSGYPRPVKPRIVFKELISCRIKSKILSQFLNFEDALFYHLLIQTFFKTLGLYKRGMANALNFKLREVYINHPKLPHNFEAYTILFMSDLHLDGLNGLTERLQTVLEQISVDLCILGGDYRMATHSTYLDAMGKLKRVISSIKTNDGIIAVLGNHDCLEMVEFLEEIGVKVLLNDALPIEHKGQTIWIVGVDDPHYYQCHDLDQAFEKVPQDAFSIFVAHTPKIYKEAAKHGADIYLAGHTHAGQIQIPPIGPVFTHCPAPRKYSQGLWSYRQVTGFTTSGVGVSGVPVRFNCSGEVVKIRLKRKPGNCLPSRQEEGK
- the mqnE gene encoding aminofutalosine synthase MqnE encodes the protein MNKTQEVIDKVSQGLRISLSEALELVKRASIHDLGSLAYQVRSKLYGQQAFYIYNQHINYTNICQNACRFCAYSKSPDQDGAYTYSIEQIKDEVRSRIKEPITEIHIVGGLNPDLPYSYYLQLLKSIKEIRPDVKIKAFTAVEIAFLAQKYGISPRKVLHELHEAGLDALPGGGAEVFDPKLRQKLCPEKISGKAWLDIHREAHKQGIPTNCTMLFGHIETWEDRLNHLQFLRDLQDESGGFLCFIPLPYQPANNNLKADGPDGLDFLRMIAISRIFLDNIPHIKAYWVFAGIKAAQLALWYGADDFDGTIVEEKIGHAAGADTPRGLTVKALCKLIQKAEFTPVERDTFFNVSP
- a CDS encoding AAA family ATPase, which translates into the protein MKIAVTGKGGVGKTTVAGILARLFSDEGYRVLAVDADPDANLASALGIPESQYKKITPFSKMKKLAEERTGASGGYGSYFILNPKVDDLPEKYCVEHQGVKLLLMGTVEQGGSGCFCPEHALLKSLMKHLLIEREDVVIMDMEAGIEHLGRGTAESVDALLVVVEPGRRSIQTAMQIKSLAEDLGLKRVFAVGSKVVDEADVQFIRKNLVDLELLGFVYLSEEVKKADLEGVSPFDVGGMVVEGVRSIKARLVAKLNN
- a CDS encoding D-2-hydroxyacid dehydrogenase translates to MQYKIVFLDRSTLKIDIKRPGFPHHWEEFERTREDEVVARLKEADIAITNKVPLRRATLEKLPSLKMIAVAATGTDHIDIDFCRARGIVVANIRDYACNAVSEHVFMLILALRRNLLAYQEDIHAGLWSKSDQFCLFTHPIHDIHGSTLGIIGYGALGQAVARLAKAFGMQVLLAEHKNAQTIRSGRTPFETVLSESDIVTLHCPLTPDTRNLISLPELKLMKSSSLLINTARGGVVDENALALALQEGLIAGAGFDVLSIEPPREDHVLLKLNQPNFILTPHIAWASEEAMSNLADQLIENIESFVRGNPQNLVT
- the sppA gene encoding signal peptide peptidase SppA, with amino-acid sequence MENKLKFSQKHPLLFGFALILTAMVLIIGAMAVFNFFFFKAHRNSFFGTKVGVVHINGLIADSLRITNWIDELAKDNAIKGVIVRINSPGGVVGPSQEIYAALQALARKKKVVASMGSVAASGGYYIACAAHKIVANPGTLTASIGVKAKLTNMQGLMQKLGIAEQTVTSGKLKNAGTIFRPLTPEEKKYFQSLVNDMHDQFVQDVARGRHMDIEKVRALADGRAMTGRQAKEAGLVDELGGFNKSLDVLRLLTGIKGEISLVQGPPEKSSLLEKFLGKLTFKEQILGPRWVFTYE
- a CDS encoding methyl-accepting chemotaxis protein, whose protein sequence is MSLKGKMIALCLLASSIPLCIIGYYSVNLATDILQKRTYSQLESLRDLKKYSMQKIINRWMIDLEKISSEKDTLKAYSQFKRYLKSEDVEPGQPMDVQNSYYQKLHEMYGSSLKYYVKILGYEDVLLIDPNGRVIFTVAKKPDIGQDLAFGELKDSHLAKSWRAAAQEGKIVFTDVKPYPPYNNQPSAFLISPLKGDQENAGFVALKISFKEIKSLMNLRPSLGNTGETILVGQDYLMRSDSYLDPENHSLEASFLNPDKGRVQCQAITLALAGKSGLMTDVDYRGEVALSAYAPITIKNVVWGLIVKKDRDEAFAEVRTLKQASFIVGGATITLVILIMLYFLRRELIKPIESLKQFAQKVADGDLEANVDGKFKAELNELFEANLQMVQHLKEKINQANRSRLEAQKQTEKAQMALNEANKARKEAEEATQRGRLQAAQKLEGIVEEITTESDLISTKVAEVSKGVRVQQSQIQEMTTAMEQINMTVMDVAKNASEAANSARDTKDKAANGFKIVKKAIDAIDEVNDMSSNLKDNLHQLGVKVEAINQVMDVINDIADQTNLLALNAAIEAARAGDAGRGFAVVADEVRKLAERTMGATHEVGETISKIINSTQQNIDHMDGTVALVAKATELANKSGETLREIVDLSEHTSTQIQNIATATEEQSQATEEISRSLEGINEIANTTAEEMMRSAQATQGLAEEVKELQALVQELKGTN